The proteins below come from a single Ruegeria sp. SCSIO 43209 genomic window:
- a CDS encoding ABC transporter transmembrane domain-containing protein: MARTRSANPANAQAPGAYDERARSKKIGVLRSLWPFMKPYRLLMIGATLALILTASMTLTLPLAVRRVVDNFRIEDGDLLEWYFLAALGIAGILAVGTGIRYALVTRLGERVVADIRKAVFDRVIGMSPEFYERIMTGEVLSRITTDTTLIQSVLGSSVSIALRNLLMFVGGLVLMLLTSAKLTGMVLLLIPLVVVPILVLGRRLRVISRENQDWIAASSGNAGEALGAVQTVQAFTHEDASRTQFGEMTETSYEVSLRRIQTRAILTVIVIFLVFSGIVGVLWMGANDVRNGVMTEGVLIQFVIYSIIMAGSVAALSEIWSELQRAAGATERLVELLNAEDTVNDPSQAKDLPVPVRGEIRFDDVTFHYPARPDVVALDHLSLQIKPGETVAFVGPSGAGKTTVIQMIQRFYDPDAGQVSLDGLDLRELNRDDFRQHIALVPQDPVIFAASARENIRFGRLDASDAEVESAARAAAAHEFISALPEGYDSFVGERGVMLSGGQKQRIAIARAILRDAPVLLLDEATSALDAESERAVQGAVDNMRAGRTTLIVAHRLATVKKADRIVVLEAGRIVAQGTHNDLVAQDGLYARLARLQFTDGVAAE, encoded by the coding sequence ATGGCAAGAACACGCTCCGCCAATCCAGCAAATGCACAAGCGCCCGGCGCCTACGATGAACGGGCTAGGTCTAAAAAAATTGGCGTGCTGCGGTCATTGTGGCCGTTTATGAAGCCCTATCGACTGCTGATGATCGGCGCGACTCTGGCGTTGATCCTGACGGCCAGCATGACGCTGACATTGCCCTTGGCTGTGCGGCGTGTGGTCGACAATTTCCGCATCGAAGATGGTGATTTGCTTGAATGGTACTTTCTGGCCGCCCTCGGTATAGCCGGGATTCTCGCCGTGGGTACGGGTATTCGCTATGCTTTGGTGACCCGGTTGGGTGAACGTGTGGTGGCCGATATCCGAAAGGCGGTTTTTGACCGCGTGATCGGGATGAGCCCCGAGTTTTACGAGCGCATCATGACCGGCGAAGTTCTGAGCCGGATCACCACCGACACAACGCTGATCCAATCGGTGCTGGGATCGTCTGTGTCCATCGCGCTCCGCAATCTTTTGATGTTCGTCGGCGGACTGGTGCTGATGCTGCTGACATCGGCTAAGCTGACTGGGATGGTGTTGCTACTGATTCCGCTGGTGGTTGTGCCAATATTGGTACTGGGCCGCAGGTTACGGGTGATCAGCCGGGAAAATCAGGACTGGATTGCGGCGTCCTCTGGAAATGCCGGCGAGGCGTTGGGTGCGGTGCAAACCGTGCAGGCTTTTACTCATGAGGACGCCAGCAGGACGCAGTTCGGAGAGATGACAGAAACTTCGTACGAAGTTTCTCTGCGTCGGATCCAGACCCGTGCGATTCTGACCGTCATTGTGATCTTTCTCGTCTTCTCGGGCATCGTTGGCGTGCTGTGGATGGGTGCGAATGATGTGCGTAACGGGGTTATGACCGAGGGCGTGCTGATCCAGTTTGTGATCTATTCGATCATCATGGCGGGTTCAGTCGCCGCGTTGTCCGAAATCTGGAGCGAGTTGCAGCGCGCTGCAGGTGCGACGGAGCGTTTGGTCGAGCTGCTGAACGCTGAGGATACCGTCAATGATCCGTCGCAGGCCAAGGATTTGCCTGTGCCCGTACGCGGAGAGATACGTTTCGACGATGTGACATTCCACTATCCCGCGCGCCCGGACGTTGTCGCGCTGGATCATTTGTCACTGCAGATTAAACCTGGGGAGACAGTGGCCTTTGTTGGCCCGTCTGGTGCGGGCAAGACAACAGTCATCCAGATGATTCAGCGGTTCTATGATCCCGATGCGGGACAGGTCAGTCTTGATGGGCTCGACCTGCGCGAGTTGAACCGTGACGACTTCCGTCAGCACATCGCGCTGGTCCCGCAAGACCCCGTGATCTTTGCCGCTTCGGCGCGCGAGAATATCCGCTTTGGCCGTCTGGACGCCTCAGATGCCGAAGTCGAGTCCGCCGCCCGAGCCGCCGCCGCGCATGAGTTCATCTCGGCTTTGCCCGAAGGGTATGACAGCTTTGTGGGCGAACGGGGCGTAATGCTGTCGGGTGGTCAGAAGCAACGTATCGCCATCGCACGTGCCATCCTGCGCGACGCACCGGTGCTGCTGCTGGACGAGGCGACCTCGGCTTTGGACGCAGAAAGCGAACGTGCGGTGCAGGGTGCGGTTGATAACATGAGGGCAGGGCGCACCACTCTGATCGTGGCGCACCGTCTGGCGACCGTTAAGAAGGCAGACCGGATTGTCGTGCTGGAAGCCGGGCGCATTGTGGCGCAGGGTACCCATAACGATCTGGTGGCGCAGGACGGTTTGTATGCCCGCCTCGCACGCTTGCAGTTCACCGACGGGGTGGCTGCAGAATAA